A single region of the Malaclemys terrapin pileata isolate rMalTer1 chromosome 4, rMalTer1.hap1, whole genome shotgun sequence genome encodes:
- the LOC128836852 gene encoding integrin alpha-X-like, giving the protein MDPLPLLIYLCTVLAPSRGFSVDVEVPITFKEAAVGFGQSVVQFGSAGAGGLLVGAPLQTGEVNETGKVYKCDPGSRRCQEIPIQRPPDAVHMSLGLSLAARGSNLLVCGPTVHRACGENMYINGYCFLLDQRLQQLRRIPDTLAECPRRATDIALLVDGSGSIAREDFGKMKTFLSEIMKRFQSADAQFALMQYSHRFREHFDFLQYRKSRDPDRLLRSVWQLMGATHTATAIQKVVRELFTSGKGARDDATKILIVITDGEKTGDPLSYLDVIPEAERAGIIRYAIGVGDAFSSDTAQWELQEIASQPSNEHVFRVDNFDALQGIQNQLQEKIFAIEGTQSQSGSSFQLEMSQEGFSSLLSPDGPVLGAVGAYDWSGGIYLYGSSGKPSFINVSRTSTDMNDAYLGYSSQVITDNGQSSYVVGAPRYQHAGKVVLFSRDTKGGEWTHRSEVLGEQIGSYFGGTLCAVDLDRDGNTDLVLIGAPMFYTPLNGGRVYNCLINWPKMTLICTKTLQGQTGQAFGRFGASMSEIGDISGDGQTDVVIGAPMENSNRGALYIFHGGKGGFSPQYRQRIEGSLFPSRLHYFGQAVSGGTDLTGDGLPDITVGAQGQVLLLRSRPVLRVRVSISFQPPTIPTSAFDCQEQEQLNTEASRANVCFTVTKSTMDSLGNGISSTIHYSLSLDPGRTKIRAAFDSTGSVLSRELRLGIEKKCETYQIKLPLCPEDTLTPITLRLNYTLTGEPIAAAGRLRPILSEDSALVSAGSLPFEKDCGSDKVCTDELQISFNFSGLSTLVVGVTPELTTTVSIQNRGENSYSTTVQFFYPAALSYRRVLLLQSNRRAMAVRCSSAVGSKEQTQRNSTCHINHPIFWSGAEAVFVATFDVSSEADLGDRLQMTAKASSDNGVPTTERMIHRAELPVKYGIFIILTSLEESTKYVNFSSKEEGTSVPVTHRYEVKNLRQRSVPISVTFQFPVELSGVRVWDASEVVPSKPQLAQCASEAETPGSKDFVKQMSERPLLVCSVATCKKIRCKIASLEMQQPLEFTIKGNVSFQWVSQTQQQKVSLVSEARIEYEEKKYTQKEGFVQRQVQTVVERSEVYNYLPIIVGSSVGGLVLLALITAALYKFGFFKRQYKQRLEGDGAEPAQSDASAPPDAPKQ; this is encoded by the exons ATGGACCCCCTGCCTCTGCTCATCTACCTGTGCACAG TGCTGGCACCAAGCCGTGGATTCAGCGTGGACGTGGAGGTACCCATCACCTTCAAGGAGGCAGCAGTGGGGTTTGGGCAGAGCGTGGTGCAGTTCGGGAGTGCCGGAGCCGGGGG GCTGCTCGTCGGGGCCCCACTACAGACGGGAGAAGTGAATGAAACTGGCAAAGTCTACAAGTGCGACCCGGGCTCCAGACGCTGCCAGGAGATCCCCATTCAGA GGCCCCCGGATGCAGTGCACATGTCCCTCGGATTGTCTCTGGCTGCCCGAGGCTCCAATCTCCTG GTGTGCGGCCCCACAGTGCATCGGGCCTGCGGGGAGAACATGTACATCAATGGCTACTGCTTCCTCCTGGACCAGAGACTCCAGCAGCTCCGGCGCATCCCGGACACCCTGGCAG AGTGCCCCAGACGTGCCACAGACATAGCGCTCCTCGTCGACGGCTCGGGCAGCATCGCACGTGAGGACTTTGGAAAGATGAAAACGTTTCTCTCTGAGATCATGAAGCGTTTCCAAAGTGCTGACGCGCAG TTTGCCCTCATGCAGTACTCGCACAGATTTAGAGAGCATTTCGACTTCTTACAGTACAGAAAGAGTCGCGACCCCGATCGCCTCCTCAGGTCGGTCTGGCAGCTCATGGGAGCGACGCACACAGCCACTGCAATCCAGAAAGTGGT CCGGGAGCTGTTCACCTCTGGGAAAGGAGCTCGGGATGATGCCACCAAGATTCTCATTGTGATCACAGATGGGGAGAAAACTGGAGACCCACTTTCTTATTTAGATGTCATAcctgaggctgagagagctgggaTCATCCGCTACGCCATCGGG GTCGGCGATGCCTTCTCCAGTGACACTGCCCAATGGGAGCTCCAGGAGATCGCCTCTCAGCCCAGCAACGAGCACGTCTTCCGGGTGGACAATTTCGACGCCCTCCAGGGCATCCAGAACCAGCTGCAGGAGAAGATCTTCGCCATCGAAG GCACCCAGTCCCAGAGCGGCAGCTCCTTCCAACTGGAGATGTCTCAGGAAGGATTCAGCTCCCTGCTGTCCCCT GACGGGCCTGTGCTGGGAGCGGTGGGAGCTTATGACTGGTCCGGCGGGATATACCTGTACGGGAGCAGCGGGAAGCCGAGCTTCATCAATGTATCCAGAACCTCCACTGATATGAATGATGCTTACCTCG GTTATTCGTCTCAGGTCATCACAGACAATGGGCAGAGCAGCTACGTGGTCGGGGCCCCTCGCTACCAACACGCCGGCAAAGTCGTCCTGTTCAGCCGAGATACCAAGGGCGGGGAATGGACACATAGATCGGAGGTGTTGGGAGAACAG ATCGGCTCATATTTTGGGGGTACACTGTGTGCTGTGGACCTCGACAGAGATGGGAACACAGACCTGGTTCTAATTGGAGCCCCCATGTTCTATACACCTCTGAATGGAGGACGGGTCTATAATTGCCTGATTAACTGGCCG AAGATGACACTGATCTGCACCAAGACACTGCAAGGACAGACGGGGCAGGCGTTCGGGCGCTTTGGGGCCAGCATGTCCGAAATCGGGGACATCAGCGGGGACGGACAGACGGACGTGGTCATCGGGGCCCCCATGGAGAACAGCAATCGTGGGGCCTTGTACATCTTCCATGGGGGAAAGGGAGGCTTCAGTCCCCAGTACAGACAG cGCATCGAGGGGTCACTGTTTCCCAGCAGGCTGCACTACTTTGGCCAGGCCGTCAGTGGCGGGACAGATCTGACGGGGGACGGACTCCCAGACATCACGGTGGGGGCACAagggcaggtcctgctgctgag GTCCCGGCCAGTGCTCAGAGTCAGGGTCTCCATCAGCTTCCAGCCCCCAACCATCCCCACCTCGGCCTTCGACtgccaggagcaggagcagctcaACACGGAGGCCAGCAGGGCAAATGTCTGCTTCACCGTCACTAAGAGCACCATGGACAGCCTAG GCAATGGGATCTCCAGCACCATCCATTACAGCCTGTCCCTGGACCCCGGGCGGACAAAGATCCGAGCCGCCTTCGACTCCACCGGCTCCgtcctgagcagggagctgcGGCTCGGCATTGAGAAGAAATGTGAGACGTATCAGATAAAGTTACCT ctctgccctgaagACACATTGACCCCCATCACCCTGCGCCTCAACTACACCCTGACGGGGGAGCCCATCGCTGCTGCCGGCCGCCTCAGACCCATCCTGAGTGAGGACTCTGCGCTGGTGTCTGCAGGCTCG CTCCCGTTTGAGAAGGACTGCGGCAGTGACAAAGTCTGCACTGATGAACTacaaatttccttcaatttctcAGG CTTGAGCACCCTGGTGGTGGGGGTCACCCCCGAACTCACCACCACCGTCTCCATCCAGAACCGTGGGGAGAATTCCTACAGCACCACGGTGCAGTTCTTCTACCCGGCCGCGCTGTCCTACCGCCGGGTCCTGCTGCTCCAG TCTAACAGGAGGGCCATGGCCGTTAGGTGCAGCTCGGCCGTGGGCTCCAAGGAGCAGACTCAAAGGAACAGCACCTGCCACATCAACCACCCCATCTTCTGGAGCGGGGCCGAG GCCGTCTTCGTCGCCACCTTCGACGTGTCCTCTGAGGCTGACCTGGGGGACAGGCTGCAGATGACGGCCAAGGCCAGCAG tgaCAATGGCGTCCCCACCACCGAGCGCATGATTCACCGGGCGGAGCTGCCAGTCAAGTACGGCATCTTCATCATCCTCACCAG TCTCGAGGAGTCGACCAAGTACGTCAACTTCTCCTCCAAGGAGGAAGGGACAAGTGTGCCAGTGACACATCGGTACGAG GTCAAGAACCTGCGGCAGCGAAGCGTCCCCATCTCAGTCACGTTCCAGTTCCCCGTGGAGCTGAGCGGGGTCCGGGTGTGGGACGCCTCTGAGGTCGTCCCCTCCAAG ccccagctggctcAGTGCGCCAGTGAGGCTGAAACGCCCGGTTCAAAGGACTTTGTGAAGCAGATGAgcgagcgccccctgctg GTCTGCTCCGTGGCCACCTGTAAGAAGATCCGGTGCAAAATCGCCTCCCTGGAAATGCAGCAGCCGCTGGAGTTCACGATCAAAGGGAACGTCAGCTTCCAGTGGGTCTCCCAG ACTCAGCAGCAGAAAGTGAGTCTGGTGAGTGAGGCCCGGATTGAATACGAGGAGAAGAAATACACCCAGAAGGAGGGATTCGTCCAGCGCCAG GTGCAGACAGTGGTGGAGCGCTCCGAGGTCTATAACTACCTGCCCATTATCGTGGGCAGCAGCGTGGGGGGCCTGGTCCTGCTGGCTCTCATCACCGCAGCCCTCTAcaag TTCGGCTTCTTCAAGCGCCAGTACAAGCAGAGGTTGGAGGGTGATGGGGCCGAGCCAGCCCAGAGCGATGCCTCCGCTCCCCCCGACGCCCCCAAACAATAG